In a single window of the Nilaparvata lugens isolate BPH chromosome 1, ASM1435652v1, whole genome shotgun sequence genome:
- the LOC111045649 gene encoding exosome complex component MTR3: MPVDSRRLQGPETTFPYHLYVNKQPLTHAQWLKQVVKSNGKRTDGRKHDEIRKIFLKTSVMSQAKGSAYIEVGNTKVICSAFDPREIPNNNKFSLNGELFCEFKFANFSQKKRRGFIRDAEEKDLSVCLKRALEPAVCRHEFPNFQVDVYALVLEDDGGALAAAITCASLALADASIPMYDLVTALTLGVHGDYKFLDPTSEEERLCCHEPPGPNKNPFVAVCVCLKKPSTTV; the protein is encoded by the exons ATGCCTGTAGACTCGAGACGTTTGCAAGGACCTGAAACCACATTTCCCTATCATTTATACGTCAATAAGCAACCTTTAACTCATGCTCAATGGCTAAAACAAGTTGTTAAATCCAACGGAAAGAGAACGGATGGCAGGAAACATGATGAAATTCGTAAAATAT TTTTGAAAACATCCGTTATGAGTCAAGCCAAAGGTTCAGCCTATATAGAAGTTGGCAATACAAAGGTTATTTGCTCAGCATTTGATCCTCGTGAAATACCCAACAACAATAAATTCAGTCTGAATGGCGAGTTATTTTGTGAATTCAAATTTGCCAACTTCTCACAGAAGAAACGAAGAGGATTTATACGTGATGCTGAGGAAAAGGATCTCAGCGTCTGTTTGAAACGCGCCCTGGAGCCTGCTGTATGTAGG CATGAATTTCCCAACTTCCAAGTGGACGTGTATGCTCTGGTTCTGGAGGATGACGGTGGAGCTCTGGCCGCTGCAATCACCTGCGCCAGCCTTGCTCTGGCTGATGCCAGCATACCCATGTATGACCTAGTCACTGCTTTAACATTG GGTGTTCATGGTGACTACAAGTTTCTGGACCCAACTTCAGAAGAAGAGCGCTTATGCTGTCATGAACCACCTGGACCCAACAAAAATCCGTTTGTTGCTGTGTGCGTTTGCTTGAAAAAGCCAAGTACAACTGTTTGA